In a single window of the Rhodothermales bacterium genome:
- the thiD gene encoding bifunctional hydroxymethylpyrimidine kinase/phosphomethylpyrimidine kinase, with amino-acid sequence MMENQRHTTKPVALTIAGSDSGGGAGIQADIKAMEAHGVFSASVLTAITAQNTVAVTRAFDLPVDLIQAQLDAVFDDIAIGAVKTGMLSSAAIIEVVAGALRHRAAKPLVVDPVMISTTGFKLISDDATGRLISDLFPLATLLTPNAHEAAHLTGRSIRTADDAREAARRLHAMGPAYVLVKGGHLEGETDAIDILYDGAVFTEFSTPRIDTPHTHGTGCTYASAIAALLARGFVMEEAVGRAKRYVTEAIRHGLPIGRGHGPTNHFYFLAGSGIFPADGG; translated from the coding sequence ATGATGGAAAACCAGCGACACACTACCAAGCCAGTGGCCCTGACGATTGCCGGCAGCGACTCCGGGGGCGGGGCGGGGATTCAGGCGGACATCAAGGCCATGGAGGCGCACGGTGTCTTTTCGGCGTCGGTGCTGACGGCCATCACGGCCCAGAACACCGTGGCCGTGACGCGGGCGTTTGATCTACCGGTCGACCTCATCCAGGCGCAGCTGGACGCCGTATTTGACGACATCGCGATCGGCGCGGTGAAGACCGGCATGTTGTCGTCGGCCGCGATCATCGAGGTTGTCGCCGGCGCACTTCGCCATCGCGCGGCGAAGCCGCTGGTCGTCGACCCCGTCATGATTTCTACGACTGGCTTCAAGCTGATCAGCGACGACGCCACGGGGCGGCTCATCTCGGATCTTTTTCCGCTGGCTACCCTCCTCACCCCGAATGCCCACGAGGCGGCCCATCTCACCGGACGTTCGATTCGCACCGCCGACGACGCACGCGAGGCTGCGCGCCGGCTCCATGCCATGGGTCCGGCGTATGTACTGGTGAAAGGCGGTCACCTCGAAGGGGAGACGGACGCGATCGACATCCTGTACGACGGCGCCGTGTTCACCGAGTTCAGCACCCCCCGCATCGATACGCCGCACACCCACGGCACCGGGTGCACGTATGCCTCGGCGATTGCGGCCTTGCTGGCGCGCGGGTTTGTGATGGAGGAAGCGGTCGGGCGGGCGAAGCGGTATGTCACGGAGGCCATCCGTCACGGCCTGCCGATCGGGCGGGGTCACGGGCCGACGAATCACTTCTATTTTCTCGCCGGCTCGGGGATCTTCCCCGCGGATGGGGGGTGA
- a CDS encoding thiamine phosphate synthase has protein sequence MSGERLLGGRLPRTVLVADRFTDPAIQERVIEAVSAGIGWVQLRDHAADACSFGVAVGDLVRRIDPTVFVSVNTRAEYAGSGVAGVHLGSRGPSVEHARRVLGPDVWIGYSAHTLADARAAETQGADYLFFSPVYPTTSKPGASAAGLDALAACCAAVALPVFALGGVTPERVAECRSAGAYGVAVVSGILGEADVEAAVRRYRISE, from the coding sequence TTGAGTGGTGAACGTCTGCTCGGTGGTCGGCTGCCGAGGACGGTGCTCGTGGCCGATCGGTTTACAGATCCTGCGATCCAGGAACGGGTAATCGAGGCCGTCTCGGCCGGCATTGGCTGGGTACAGTTGCGGGACCATGCCGCCGATGCATGTTCCTTCGGCGTGGCCGTGGGCGATCTCGTGCGGCGCATCGATCCGACCGTGTTTGTTTCGGTGAATACGAGGGCCGAATATGCCGGCTCCGGCGTGGCCGGCGTGCATCTGGGGAGCCGCGGTCCCTCGGTCGAGCACGCGCGCCGCGTACTGGGTCCGGATGTGTGGATTGGCTACTCGGCCCACACCCTCGCCGACGCCCGGGCGGCGGAGACGCAGGGCGCCGACTATCTCTTTTTTAGCCCGGTTTATCCCACTACAAGCAAGCCCGGCGCTTCGGCTGCGGGCCTCGATGCCCTGGCCGCCTGCTGCGCCGCGGTCGCCCTGCCGGTATTCGCCCTCGGCGGGGTGACGCCGGAACGGGTAGCCGAATGCCGCTCCGCCGGCGCGTACGGCGTGGCGGTGGTGTCGGGGATTCTGGGGGAGGCCGATGTGGAAGCGGCGGTCAGAAGATATCGGATTAGCGAGTAG
- a CDS encoding thiazole synthase: MTHDRLIVGDTDSFRVGEYVFTSRLLLGTSGYPNLQVLLDALAAAKTELVTVAIRRVNLADQGEESLLDLLRSHGYRLLPNTAGCYTAKEAVLVAQLAREALETDLIKLEVIGDHETLMPDVEQLLKAAKTLIDDGFTVMAYSNDDPITCRKLADMGCAAVMPLASPIGSGMGLVNPYNLSLIRDLIDYVPLLVDAGIGTASDAAKAMELGYDGILLNTAISNAQHPVTMASAMRHAVIAGREAYRAGRIPRRFYAKASSPEEGRIDVGGASR, encoded by the coding sequence ATGACTCATGATCGGCTGATCGTAGGCGACACCGACTCCTTTCGGGTGGGCGAGTACGTGTTTACTTCACGGCTGCTTTTGGGCACCAGTGGGTATCCGAACCTCCAGGTATTGCTCGATGCCCTGGCGGCGGCGAAGACGGAGCTAGTGACGGTGGCGATCCGGCGGGTGAATCTCGCGGATCAGGGGGAGGAGAGTCTGCTCGATCTGCTACGCTCCCATGGATACCGGCTGCTGCCGAATACGGCCGGCTGTTATACGGCGAAGGAGGCTGTGCTCGTGGCCCAGCTCGCGCGCGAGGCGTTGGAAACCGATCTGATCAAACTGGAAGTGATCGGCGATCACGAGACGCTGATGCCGGATGTAGAGCAGTTGCTCAAGGCCGCAAAAACGTTGATTGACGACGGATTTACCGTCATGGCGTATAGCAACGACGACCCCATCACTTGCCGTAAGCTGGCCGACATGGGGTGTGCGGCCGTGATGCCGCTGGCCTCGCCTATAGGGAGCGGTATGGGGCTTGTCAACCCCTACAACTTGAGCCTGATTCGGGACCTGATCGACTACGTCCCGCTACTCGTCGACGCCGGCATCGGCACCGCCAGCGACGCCGCGAAGGCGATGGAATTGGGCTATGACGGCATCCTGCTCAATACCGCCATCTCCAACGCGCAGCACCCGGTTACGATGGCCTCGGCGATGCGGCACGCCGTCATCGCCGGCCGCGAGGCGTACCGCGCCGGCCGGATCCCGCGCCGATTTTATGCAAAGGCATCGTCGCCGGAAGAAGGCCGGATAGACGTTGGGGGCGCATCCCGTTGA
- the thiS gene encoding sulfur carrier protein ThiS, producing MTDILTVRINGTDRTIAPDTWLPDVLRDLGISPGDARGVAVAINDEIVRRSEWGATVLQAGDRVEIVTARQGG from the coding sequence ATGACCGACATCCTAACCGTCCGCATCAACGGAACCGACCGTACGATCGCACCCGACACCTGGCTGCCGGATGTATTGCGCGACCTTGGGATTTCACCGGGAGACGCGCGCGGCGTGGCCGTCGCCATCAACGACGAGATCGTCCGCCGCTCCGAATGGGGGGCGACGGTGCTCCAGGCCGGCGACCGGGTGGAGATTGTGACGGCGCGGCAAGGAGGATGA